Proteins co-encoded in one endosymbiont 'TC1' of Trimyema compressum genomic window:
- the asnB gene encoding asparagine synthase (glutamine-hydrolyzing), whose product MCGYVGFINDTIEHKEPIIKKMMDRIIHRGPDSKGAYADSSIAMGFRRLSIIGLEDGMQPIYNEDKKLILVFNGEIYNYQVLKEELLKKGHVFYTHADSEVVVHMYEEYGKEMISQLRGMFSFSIWDTEKKTLFMVRDYFGIKPLYYGKIKDTFFFGSEIKSFLDHPDFEKELNLDALESYLSFQYSSLPETFFKGIYKLTPGHYGYYENGNLEVKRYFQPSFDENLGESLGSFVDTIEETFKGSVEAHKVSDVEVGSFLSSGIDSSYIAATFKGDKTFTVGFNYDNYSEIEYAKELSAQVGIRNKNKLISDEEYWNVLPKVQYHMDEPLADPSAIALYFVSQIASEDVKVALSGEGADELFGGYTIYKEPISLSAYQKLPKSLRSGFGKLARRLPKMKGRSFLIRGSMEVEDRFIGNANIFSNEDRKNILKVKTNAPSTKEVTKPFYDFAKNYNYTTKMQFVDINTWLIGDILLKADKMSMAHSLEVRVPFLDKEIYKVARTLPLQYKVNSKNTKYALRLAARRSLPKVVADKKKLGFPVPTRVWLTQDTYYNKVKEAFNSPIAKTLFKEEKLSQLLDDHYNGKEDYSRKIWTIYIFLVWYDVFFVREK is encoded by the coding sequence TTGTGCGGTTACGTTGGATTTATTAATGATACAATTGAACATAAAGAACCCATTATAAAAAAAATGATGGATAGAATTATACATAGAGGACCTGACAGTAAAGGTGCTTATGCAGATAGCTCAATTGCTATGGGCTTTCGTCGTTTAAGTATTATTGGCTTAGAAGATGGGATGCAACCTATTTATAATGAGGATAAAAAATTAATACTTGTTTTTAATGGCGAAATATACAATTATCAAGTGCTAAAAGAAGAATTGCTTAAAAAGGGACATGTTTTTTACACCCACGCTGATTCTGAAGTTGTAGTACATATGTATGAAGAATATGGAAAAGAAATGATTAGTCAATTAAGGGGCATGTTTTCTTTTTCAATTTGGGATACAGAAAAAAAGACTTTGTTTATGGTTAGGGATTATTTTGGTATTAAACCATTATACTATGGAAAAATTAAAGATACATTCTTTTTTGGCTCAGAAATTAAGAGTTTCCTAGATCATCCTGATTTTGAAAAAGAGCTTAATCTAGATGCTCTTGAGAGTTATTTGAGTTTTCAATACTCAAGTTTACCTGAAACTTTTTTTAAGGGTATTTATAAATTAACGCCAGGTCATTATGGTTATTATGAAAATGGAAATCTTGAGGTAAAGCGTTATTTTCAACCTTCCTTTGACGAAAATCTAGGGGAGTCATTAGGGTCTTTTGTAGATACAATTGAAGAGACTTTTAAAGGTTCAGTTGAAGCCCATAAAGTAAGTGATGTAGAAGTAGGTTCATTTTTATCTAGTGGTATAGATTCAAGTTATATTGCAGCTACTTTTAAAGGGGACAAAACATTTACAGTTGGTTTTAACTATGATAACTATAGCGAAATTGAATATGCAAAGGAATTATCAGCGCAAGTGGGTATTCGGAATAAGAATAAGTTGATTTCTGATGAAGAATACTGGAATGTATTGCCTAAAGTTCAGTATCATATGGATGAACCTTTGGCAGACCCTTCAGCAATTGCGCTCTATTTTGTGAGTCAAATTGCTAGTGAAGATGTTAAAGTTGCTCTTTCTGGAGAAGGAGCTGATGAACTTTTTGGCGGTTACACAATTTATAAGGAGCCTATTAGTTTAAGTGCCTACCAAAAGCTTCCTAAAAGCTTGAGATCTGGATTTGGCAAGCTTGCTCGGAGATTGCCTAAAATGAAAGGCCGTTCATTTTTAATTAGAGGGAGTATGGAAGTTGAAGATCGTTTTATTGGAAATGCTAATATTTTCTCAAATGAAGATCGAAAAAATATTTTAAAAGTTAAAACCAATGCACCATCGACAAAAGAAGTAACCAAGCCTTTTTATGATTTTGCCAAAAACTATAATTATACAACTAAAATGCAATTTGTTGATATTAATACCTGGTTAATTGGAGATATTCTTTTAAAAGCGGATAAGATGAGCATGGCTCATTCTCTAGAGGTTAGAGTACCTTTTCTCGATAAAGAGATTTATAAAGTTGCTAGAACTTTGCCATTACAATATAAAGTTAATTCTAAAAATACCAAATATGCTTTACGTTTGGCGGCGAGACGTTCTCTGCCTAAAGTAGTTGCTGATAAAAAAAAACTTGGCTTTCCCGTTCCGACTCGAGTTTGGTTAACTCAGGATACTTACTATAATAAAGTAAAGGAAGCATTTAATAGCCCTATTGCAAAAACTTTATTTAAGGAAGAAAAACTTAGCCAGCTTTTAGATGATCACTATAATGGCAAAGAAGATTACAGCAGAAAAATTTGGACAATATATATTTTCTTAGTTTGGTATGATGTTTTTTTTGTAAGAGAAAAGTAA
- the scfA gene encoding six-cysteine ranthipeptide SCIFF: MRKKHIIALATPGLQETKETGGCGNCQSACQSACKTSCTVANQLCIHE; this comes from the coding sequence GTGAGAAAAAAACACATTATCGCCTTAGCAACACCTGGCTTACAGGAAACAAAAGAAACTGGTGGTTGTGGCAACTGTCAATCAGCATGCCAATCTGCTTGTAAAACTTCTTGTACTGTTGCAAACCAACTATGTATTCATGAATAA